From the Cryptomeria japonica chromosome 2, Sugi_1.0, whole genome shotgun sequence genome, one window contains:
- the LOC131045636 gene encoding LEAF RUST 10 DISEASE-RESISTANCE LOCUS RECEPTOR-LIKE PROTEIN KINASE-like 2.1, which translates to MLSITLLFGVTVCAILFSCSLCVDPQYEYCKSNQTCGSTNFRFPFGVGSRSCGVPMFQIDCVQNVRPVIGIGSHNYTILEVFYHNRTFKLTDDKNFQDCTFSDLIDSAEEAGNRIFNMTNMNNASLEVYMCDEKCLTYGSFPPGYLNMSCSPRMMRVPAATMKWAFPEEQEQSCRDCEKSKGFCGYGVPISENFVCFCQDGPHSKKCAQGRSGKRGIVIGVSIGSVGLVIAAIVLVVYYRNSRPTSDVEQFIHDYADEMPRRYSYSQLKKITGNFSDKLGEGGFGVVYKGKLSNGDMVAVKILDRSRQSENQFMNEVATIGRIHHVNLVRLMGYCFGEPQSALVYEYMLNGSLEKFIFAGKGKEQGLNWDQLYSIALGAARGIAYLHQDCNRRIIHFDIKPHNILLDADFTPKVADFGLARLCGKGDDHISITTLRGTPGYAAPELWYRNLGPVTDKSDVYSFGMVLLEIVGGRKNVEEQVSRSSQFYFPEWMFKLIENGELEKRLRGVAAERSCKDVEKVAKVGLWCIQHNSINRPGMSSVVEMLEGNGDNVTTPPSPFDSSPSPEAPFLSSSLEKSSTS; encoded by the exons ATGCTTAGCATCACTCTTCTTTTTGGTGTTACTGTCTGCGCAATTTTATTTAGTTGCTCGCTATGTGTCGATCCGCAGTATGAATATTGTAAAAGTAATCAAACATGCGGCAGCACAAACTTTAGGTTTCCTTTTGGCGTAGGCAGTCGCAGTTGTGGTGTGCCAATGTTTCAGATCGACTGCGTGCAGAACGTACGTCCAGTAATTGGAATAGGGAGCCACAACTACACAATATTAGAGGTTTTCTATCATAATCGGACGTTTAAGCTAACAGATGACAAGAATTTCCAAGATTGCACATTTTCTGATCTGATAGATTCAGCCGAGGAGGCGGGCAATAGAATTTTTAATATGACCAATATGAACAACGCAAGTCTAGAAGTATATATGTGTGATGAGAAATGTTTAACTTATGGATCATTCCCACCAGGATATCTGAATATGTCATGCTCCCCAAGAATGATGAGAGTTCCAGCAGCAACAATGAAATGGGCTTTTCCTGAAGAACAAGAGCAGAGTTGTAGAGACTGTGAAAAAAGTAAGGGATTTTGTGGCTATGGCGTTCCCATTTCAGAAAACTTCGTTTGCTTTTGCCAGGATGGACCTCATTCAAAGAAATGCGCCCAAG GCCGAAGTGGTAAAAGAGGAATCGTAATAGGTGTTTCCATTGGATCCGTTGGTTTGGTGATAGCTGCAATAGTTCTTGTAGTTTATTATCGGAATTCAAGGCCTACTTCCGACGTCGAGCAGTTCATTCATGACTATGCTGATGAAATGCCCCGCAGATATTCATATTCTCAATTGAAGAAGATCACCGGTAACTTTTCAGATAAATTGGGGGAAGGCGGTTTCGGTGTGGTTTATAAAGGAAAGCTCTCTAACGGTGATATGGTAGCTGTTAAGATTCTTGACCGGTCGAGACAAAGTGAGAACCAGTTCATGAACGAAGTTGCCACCATCGGAAGAATCCACCATGTTAATTTGGTTCGGCTGATGGGTTATTGCTTCGGAGAACCTCAAAGCGCACTTGTCTATGAGTACATGTTAAATGGGTCTCTGGAGAAGTTTATATTTGCTGGAAAAGGAAAAGAACAGGGGCTCAATTGGGATCAATTGTATTCAATTGCTTTGGGCGCAGCTCGTGGGATTGCATACTTACACCAAGATTGCAACAGACGCATCATCCATTTCGACATTAAGCCTCACAATATATTATTGGACGCCGACTTCACACCCAAAGTAGCTGATTTTGGTCTGGCTAGACTGTGTGGAAAGGGAGATGATCACATATCGATTACCACATTGAGAGGAACGCCAGGATACGCTGCACCAGAGCTTTGGTACAGAAATTTGGGTCCTGTAACGGATAAATCAGATGTTTACAGTTTTGGAATGGTGTTATTGGAAATTGTTGGTGGTAGAAAGAATGTTGAAGAGCAGGTAAGCCGGTCCAGTCAATTTTATTTTCCAGAGTGGATGTTCAAATTGATCGAAAACGGTGAGTTAGAGAAGAGATTAAGAGGAGTAGCAGCAGAGAGATCGTGCAAAGACGTTGAGAAGGTTGCAAAAGTGGGATTGTGGTGCATCCAACACAATTCTATAAATCGACCAGGGATGAGCAGCGTGGTTGAAATGTTAGAAGGAAATGGTGATAATGTGACTACTCCTCCCTCCCCTTTCGATTCCTCCCCTTCACCAGAAGCGCCGTTCCTTTCATCTTCTCTAGAAAAATCGTCTACATCTTAG